A window of Castanea sativa cultivar Marrone di Chiusa Pesio chromosome 1, ASM4071231v1 contains these coding sequences:
- the LOC142622362 gene encoding paired amphipathic helix protein Sin3-like 2: MNGAKTYLKEVEETFQDQKEKYEEFLEVLNDFKAQRTDTVGFISKVKDLFEGHDNLISGFNTFLQKGYGITLEDKFSKKITLEDDEAAPPKKQPSGSSPGVFYGQSQVPVDGGGTPRKLTTYDALTYLEEVKETFQEQREKYEMFLKVMKDFKDQRVGTVGVIIRVKELFKGHNNLISGFDIFLPKGYEMALDNDEALPQEKTVECQEAISFMNKIKIRFQNDEHVYKSFLEIWNKYWNEHKDIVEVYNEISSLFNGHPDLLDEFRRFLLEAAYLSAEHVGL, translated from the exons ATGAATGGTGCCAAAACCTATCTCAAGGAAGTGGAGGAAACGTTTCAAGACCAAAAAGAGAAATATGAAGAGTTTCTTGAGGTCTTGAATGATTTTAAGGCTCAAAG AACTGATACTGTTGGCTTCATTTCCAAAGTGAAGGATTTATTTGAAGGGCATGATAACTTGATTTCTGGGTTTAACACCTTTTTGCAAAAGGGGTATGGAATAACCCTTGAggacaaattttcaaaaaaaataaccCTGGAGGATGATGAGGCTGCTCCACCAAAGAAGCAGCCGTCTGGTTCTTCGCCTGGAGTCTT CTATGGGCAATCCCAAGTCCCAGTAGATGGTGGTGGTACTCCAAGGAAACTAACAACATATGATGCCTTAACCTATCTCGAGGAAGTGAAGGAAACGTTTCAagagcaaagagaaaaatatgaaaTGTTCCTTAAGGTCATGAAAGATTTTAAGGATCAAAG AGTTGGCACTGTTGGTGTCATAATCAGAGTGAAGGAATTATTTAAAGGGCATAACAACTTGATTTCTGGGTTTGACATCTTCTTGCCAAAGGGGTATGAAATGGCCCTTGACAATGATGAGGCCCTTCCACAAGAGAAGACAGTTGAATGTCAGGAAGCTATCAGCTTTATGAACAAGATAAAG ATACGCTTTCAAAATGATGAACATGTTTATAAGTCATTCTTAGAAATTTGGAATAAGTACTGGAATGAGCACAAGGACATAGTAGAGGTCTACAATGAG ATTTCCTCTCTTTTTAATGGTCATCCAGATTTGCTTGATGAGTTCAGAAGATTTCTTCTGGAAGCTGCATATCTTTCAGCAGAGCATGTTGGTTTGTGA